A portion of the Rubritalea squalenifaciens DSM 18772 genome contains these proteins:
- a CDS encoding PstA family ABC transporter permease, which translates to MSSHTHQPAVNPFCKTQDRRKGKEKLVTITFMIFTYTVLFCAFVIFGNIIWKGAPVLAEKGLSFLTEKPQTLSVLEVEQADGIEVPAKNFDSMLSSNGDDRLPIANVRTFDKSYKMINFDLLPDSIIGEGYLKDLEQQNDNFYLRYDERTLEAPVAFTLQQDKAITLTEDAYKTVKELAPNLIPADVKSRESKLSDFEVTIAKGEYMIGKGTHDALVNTPLIFKMKQTFADDDAGNEFPCIIPETQTITVDGGTFFTAFDEDESGTLPLEDQKDIPVVKNFYDFTIPAGTYQTNDKVLAILANMGVPTKHNTAKGSIVVNLGKAINLTTSASEYETLIAANPGIKVDNATPAVESEPFVSFTLKKDSEVLLNAEDYEQIKAANEGTNNFKTSSEHTHSYSGGGVLGPIIGTAILVIICMAIALTTGIASAVFLTEYAAQGRFIKTIRLAMLNLAGVPSIVFGLFGLGLFVMIAPALTSTPSAESKFIVPIAPVASEPNLRVVEQEKIYIAEDKASISELRELTATAGDTRFYDGWYYLSFQGWGTCMLAGGFTLAIMILPVIITSCEESLRAVPQGFREASLALGASKWQSIRTAVLPYAFPGILTASVLGITRVAGETAPIMFTAAVAERSDLPWQGIHSLGFDRFIDFLQQSVQALPYHIYTVAGRIPQSEYTQPMQYGAVLVFMIIVMSLAGFSVWLRIRVRNKIKW; encoded by the coding sequence ATGTCTTCACACACACATCAACCTGCGGTCAACCCGTTCTGCAAGACCCAAGACAGACGGAAAGGCAAAGAGAAACTGGTGACAATCACCTTCATGATTTTCACCTATACCGTCCTCTTCTGCGCTTTCGTTATCTTTGGCAATATCATCTGGAAAGGCGCCCCCGTCCTCGCGGAGAAAGGCCTAAGCTTCCTGACAGAGAAACCTCAAACGTTGAGCGTTCTGGAAGTAGAACAAGCTGATGGCATTGAAGTGCCTGCTAAGAACTTTGATTCCATGCTCAGCAGCAATGGCGACGACAGACTGCCGATCGCCAATGTACGAACCTTTGACAAGTCCTATAAGATGATCAACTTTGATCTCCTCCCAGACTCTATCATCGGCGAGGGATACCTGAAGGACCTGGAGCAGCAGAACGACAACTTCTACCTCCGCTATGATGAGCGCACCCTTGAAGCCCCTGTCGCATTCACCCTGCAGCAGGACAAAGCGATTACCCTCACTGAGGACGCTTACAAAACAGTCAAAGAGCTAGCCCCGAATTTGATTCCTGCAGACGTAAAATCCAGAGAATCCAAACTCAGCGACTTCGAGGTCACCATCGCCAAAGGTGAATACATGATAGGCAAGGGTACTCACGACGCCTTGGTAAACACGCCTCTCATCTTCAAAATGAAGCAGACCTTCGCTGATGATGATGCGGGTAATGAATTCCCATGTATCATCCCTGAGACTCAGACCATCACCGTAGATGGAGGCACATTCTTTACAGCTTTTGACGAGGACGAGAGCGGCACACTGCCACTAGAGGATCAAAAGGACATCCCGGTGGTCAAAAATTTCTACGACTTCACCATTCCTGCTGGCACCTACCAAACCAATGACAAGGTACTGGCGATTCTAGCCAACATGGGTGTACCAACGAAACACAATACAGCCAAGGGATCTATCGTAGTCAATCTCGGCAAAGCCATCAACCTGACCACATCTGCTTCAGAGTATGAGACCCTGATCGCAGCAAACCCTGGCATCAAAGTAGACAACGCTACACCAGCTGTAGAGTCTGAACCATTCGTCAGCTTCACCTTGAAGAAAGACTCCGAAGTTCTTCTCAATGCTGAAGACTATGAGCAGATCAAAGCTGCCAACGAGGGAACAAACAATTTCAAGACCTCATCTGAGCACACCCACTCCTACTCGGGCGGTGGTGTACTGGGCCCGATCATAGGTACAGCTATCTTGGTCATCATCTGCATGGCCATTGCTCTTACCACGGGTATCGCCTCCGCCGTGTTCCTCACGGAATACGCAGCACAGGGACGCTTCATTAAGACTATCCGTCTGGCGATGCTCAACCTCGCAGGTGTCCCCTCCATCGTGTTTGGTCTTTTCGGTCTTGGTCTCTTTGTCATGATCGCCCCGGCTCTCACCAGCACACCAAGTGCTGAGAGTAAATTCATCGTACCAATCGCACCTGTCGCTTCCGAGCCTAACCTGCGTGTTGTCGAGCAGGAGAAAATTTACATCGCCGAAGACAAAGCCTCCATCTCCGAACTTCGTGAACTCACCGCCACTGCTGGCGACACGCGTTTCTATGACGGCTGGTACTACCTCTCCTTCCAGGGCTGGGGCACCTGCATGCTGGCAGGTGGATTCACACTCGCTATCATGATTCTTCCGGTGATCATCACCTCCTGTGAAGAGTCACTCCGCGCCGTCCCGCAGGGATTCCGTGAAGCCTCGCTGGCACTGGGTGCCTCCAAGTGGCAATCCATCCGCACAGCAGTTCTTCCATACGCCTTCCCAGGGATTCTTACAGCATCTGTCTTGGGAATTACGCGTGTAGCTGGCGAGACAGCTCCTATCATGTTCACGGCAGCCGTCGCTGAACGCTCAGATCTTCCTTGGCAAGGCATCCACTCGCTGGGCTTTGATCGTTTCATTGATTTCCTCCAGCAATCGGTGCAAGCTCTGCCATACCACATCTACACGGTAGCCGGCAGAATCCCACAATCTGAATACACACAGCCGATGCAGTACGGTGCCGTACTCGTCTTCATGATCATCGTGATGTCACTTGCCGGCTTCTCCGTCTGGCTGCGCATCCGAGTACGCAACAAAATCAAGTGGTAA
- the pstB gene encoding phosphate ABC transporter ATP-binding protein PstB, giving the protein MIEIDNVSFSYDLGKTNTLRNITLDIPEKQVTAFIGPSGCGKSTLLRCINRMNDLVETSKITTGEIRIMGQDINDRSVSAIELRKQVGMVFQKYNPFPKSIYDNVAYGLRIQGIRDKSTLDEAVERALKGAALWDEVKDRLKDSALGLSGGQQQRLCIARTTAVKPKVILMDEPCSALDPIATAKVEELITELRQEFTIVIVTHSMQQASRISDNTAFFYLGELIEYADTTKIFSNPSNKQTEDYISGRFG; this is encoded by the coding sequence ATGATTGAGATCGACAATGTTTCCTTCTCCTATGACCTCGGTAAAACGAATACCCTCCGTAACATCACCCTGGACATCCCTGAGAAGCAGGTCACTGCTTTCATCGGTCCATCTGGCTGCGGTAAGTCCACATTGCTTCGCTGCATCAACCGCATGAACGACCTCGTGGAAACCTCCAAGATCACCACAGGGGAAATTCGTATCATGGGTCAGGACATCAATGACCGCAGCGTGTCTGCCATTGAGCTGCGCAAGCAAGTCGGCATGGTCTTCCAGAAATACAACCCCTTCCCGAAGTCTATTTATGACAACGTAGCCTACGGACTCCGTATCCAAGGCATCAGGGACAAATCTACTCTAGACGAAGCAGTCGAGAGAGCACTCAAAGGTGCCGCTCTCTGGGATGAGGTCAAAGACCGTCTCAAAGACTCAGCACTTGGCCTCTCCGGTGGTCAGCAGCAGCGTCTCTGTATCGCTCGTACCACAGCGGTAAAACCAAAGGTCATCCTAATGGACGAACCATGCTCAGCACTCGACCCTATCGCCACAGCCAAGGTGGAGGAATTGATCACCGAGCTCCGTCAGGAGTTTACCATCGTCATCGTGACCCACTCCATGCAGCAGGCCAGCCGTATTTCGGACAACACAGCCTTCTTCTATCTGGGTGAACTCATCGAGTACGCTGATACCACGAAGATCTTCTCCAACCCAAGTAACAAGCAAACCGAAGACTACATCAGTGGCCGCTTCGGTTAA
- the phoU gene encoding phosphate signaling complex protein PhoU, translated as MQTGGHILSDFNSAMEDFRQKMITIGSLTQQNLENAIRGLLDRNIELCNQVIADDEEVDQLEIIIDEEGVLLMSKYRLFAGDLRMVISSMKITNNLERISDHAVSIAKRSRKILRNSELPENRLVEPIYQLANNMLTKALTAYNDGSKEIALEVIRADDELDALHKSTHRKLTKCLEGECSNYKDYLNLVFICRWLERVGDLSVNIAEDVVFMETATDIRHGGELSDEEE; from the coding sequence ATGCAAACTGGCGGACATATCCTATCAGACTTCAATAGTGCCATGGAAGACTTCAGACAGAAGATGATTACTATTGGCAGCCTCACCCAGCAGAACCTGGAAAATGCTATCCGCGGCCTCCTTGACCGCAACATTGAGCTTTGCAATCAAGTCATCGCGGACGATGAAGAAGTAGACCAACTGGAAATCATCATTGATGAAGAAGGTGTCCTTCTCATGTCCAAGTACCGACTCTTCGCGGGCGACCTCCGCATGGTGATCTCCTCCATGAAGATCACCAACAATCTGGAGCGTATTTCTGACCACGCAGTCAGCATCGCCAAGCGCAGCAGAAAGATCCTCAGAAACAGCGAACTGCCAGAGAACCGACTCGTCGAGCCGATCTATCAACTGGCGAACAACATGCTCACCAAAGCTCTGACCGCCTACAATGACGGCAGCAAGGAAATCGCTTTGGAAGTCATTCGTGCAGATGACGAGCTGGATGCCCTCCACAAATCCACGCATAGAAAGCTTACCAAGTGCCTGGAAGGAGAATGCTCCAATTACAAGGACTACCTCAATCTCGTGTTCATTTGCCGCTGGCTTGAACGCGTTGGTGATCTCTCGGTAAATATCGCCGAAGACGTCGTCTTCATGGAGACAGCTACCGATATTCGTCACGGCGGTGAGCTTTCCGACGAGGAAGAATAA